From Granulicella sp. WH15, the proteins below share one genomic window:
- a CDS encoding transketolase, whose product MSAKSSEQKEYLQQAAAEVRMRSLEMVHHAKVGHPGGDLSSTDVLVTLYLSVMRLDPANPGWPDRDRFIMSKGHCSGAFYATLAKAGFIPSSLLDTYMDPLSKLNGHPDRNKVPGVEANTGPLGHGMPIAVGNALAARMKGAAWRTFVLTGDGELQEGSNWEAAMTAANYNLDNLVLIVDRNRIQQGDFTEKTIRMDPLREKWEAFGWAVAEVNGHDIAELQSVLGSAPLQPGKPTCVIANTIKGRGVSFMENKPEWHHGVPTAAQLEQACTELLGVAR is encoded by the coding sequence GTGAGCGCGAAGAGTTCGGAGCAGAAGGAATACCTGCAACAGGCCGCCGCCGAAGTTCGGATGCGGTCGCTCGAAATGGTGCATCACGCCAAGGTCGGTCACCCCGGCGGAGACCTCTCTTCGACCGATGTGCTGGTGACGCTCTACCTCAGCGTCATGCGGCTCGACCCCGCGAACCCCGGCTGGCCGGACCGGGACCGTTTCATCATGAGCAAGGGCCACTGCTCGGGCGCGTTCTACGCCACCTTGGCCAAGGCCGGCTTCATCCCCAGTTCCCTGCTCGACACCTACATGGACCCGCTCTCGAAGCTGAACGGGCACCCCGACCGCAATAAGGTTCCCGGTGTCGAAGCCAACACCGGCCCGCTCGGCCACGGCATGCCCATCGCCGTAGGCAACGCGCTCGCGGCCCGTATGAAAGGTGCCGCATGGCGAACCTTCGTCCTCACCGGCGACGGCGAGTTGCAGGAGGGCAGCAACTGGGAGGCAGCCATGACGGCCGCCAACTATAACCTCGACAACCTCGTCCTCATCGTCGACCGCAACCGCATCCAGCAGGGCGACTTCACCGAAAAGACGATCCGCATGGACCCTCTGCGCGAGAAGTGGGAGGCCTTTGGCTGGGCCGTCGCCGAGGTCAACGGACACGACATCGCGGAGCTGCAAAGCGTGCTGGGCTCTGCCCCGCTCCAGCCCGGCAAGCCCACCTGCGTCATCGCCAACACCATCAAGGGACGCGGAGTTTCTTTCATGGAGAACAAGCCCGAGTGGCATCACGGCGTCCCCACCGCAGCCCAGTTGGAACAGGCTTGCACTGAGCTGCTGGGGGTGGCCCGATGA
- a CDS encoding ribokinase, with product MRQEIVVIGSLNLDLVATVPRFPQPGETLTGSAFSRHTGGKGANQAVAAALAGARVGMIARHGTDGFEHTLLATLSDAGVDTTGIRAVAGPSGIALITVTEAGENSIVLMPGSNGELRPEDLHDQRDRIAASAMVLTQLETPVEVLRALLEHAARAGVPVMLDPAPMRPLALEDLRGVTWLTPNETEAALLAGAPVPAEASGLRGFAERLLAMGPRNVLLKLGAKGAFLATSDGLRELIPGYVVDAVDSTAAGDALNGAMAAALARGAGPVEAARFGVAAAALSVTRHGAIASLPCLSEIEGFLVSVSR from the coding sequence ATGAGACAGGAAATAGTGGTGATTGGCAGCTTGAACCTCGATCTGGTGGCTACTGTGCCGCGCTTTCCGCAGCCTGGTGAGACTCTGACCGGCTCCGCTTTCTCGCGTCACACGGGAGGGAAGGGCGCTAATCAAGCTGTGGCTGCGGCGCTTGCGGGAGCGCGGGTCGGGATGATCGCGCGGCATGGCACCGATGGCTTCGAGCACACGCTGCTGGCGACGCTCTCGGACGCCGGTGTGGACACGACCGGAATCCGGGCTGTCGCTGGACCATCCGGTATCGCGCTCATTACGGTCACGGAGGCGGGGGAGAACAGCATCGTCCTGATGCCGGGCTCGAACGGCGAGCTGCGGCCGGAGGATCTGCACGATCAACGGGACCGCATTGCGGCATCAGCCATGGTGCTGACCCAGTTGGAGACTCCGGTGGAGGTCTTGCGTGCGCTGTTGGAGCACGCGGCGAGAGCCGGGGTTCCGGTGATGCTCGATCCGGCTCCAATGCGGCCGCTGGCATTGGAGGATCTGCGCGGGGTGACATGGCTGACGCCCAACGAGACGGAGGCTGCTTTGCTGGCGGGCGCTCCGGTTCCCGCCGAGGCTTCCGGGTTGCGAGGGTTTGCCGAAAGGCTGCTCGCGATGGGGCCGCGAAATGTGTTGCTGAAGCTTGGTGCAAAGGGCGCGTTTCTGGCGACCAGCGACGGACTGCGAGAACTGATTCCCGGCTATGTGGTCGATGCGGTTGACTCCACCGCCGCGGGCGACGCGCTCAATGGAGCTATGGCGGCGGCTTTGGCGCGTGGTGCGGGACCTGTGGAGGCTGCTCGCTTCGGCGTGGCCGCTGCTGCGCTCTCAGTCACGCGCCACGGTGCGATTGCGTCGCTCCCTTGCCTGTCGGAGATCGAAGGTTTTCTGGTCTCTGTCTCCAGGTAG